The following nucleotide sequence is from Cryptococcus neoformans var. grubii H99 chromosome 5, complete sequence.
CAGGCGCAATCAGTTCAATCTGTTGAACGTTTCTTCAAGTCGGCCCTTGTGGACCGCTCGTCTTCAATTTCTTCAGCCTCCCTCGTTTCCTCTtaccacctcttcccactctcctccaccatcatcaaacGCTGGTCTAATGAAGCTCAAGAAGCTGTCAACGCAAAATCCGTCTCTTCATACTCTGGCGCATCTGCATACTTTTCCGGTGGCTCAACAGGAGGTTATCAGGCTGTTGCGAGTTCCAGCTACATCATGCAATACCACGCTTTGGGCCTGTTATATCTTATTAGAGAAAAGGATAGGATGGCGATTACCAAGATGGTGCAACAACTCGGTGCAAGCGGGAAGGGGAGCTCTATCGTGAGAAATCCCATGGCGATCTGCATGTTGATTAGATTTGCGAGGAAGATTATGGATGAGGACCCCAAGTACGTGCATCCTTTGTGTAGAAGTGTTGTGTCTGACAGCATGCAGCATCAGAAAGCAAATGCACGAGTATCTTGAGACTTTGCTTCGACACAAGTCGGAAATGGTCAACATCGAGGCCGCGCGAGCCATTTGTGAGACAAAAGATGTTCAGCCAAGCGACCTTTACAAGACTATCGCGGGTAAGTCGGCAACACCACTTCATTATCGAATCCTTTGACGAATACCATTGATAGTATTGCAATTATTCCTGAGCTCTCCTAAGCCCGTAATCAAGTTCGCTGCCGTGAAGACTTTAAGCAAGCTTGCGCAAACTCTTCCTCAATCTGTTGCTGCGCTCAACGTCGAAATGGAGAACTTGATCACCGATTCGAACAGGAGCATCGCCACCTACGCTATCACCACATTGTTGAAGGTAGGTCTCTGTTTGGAGATTTGATGATGTTGGGCGTCAGTTGACCATGGTACAGACTGGCAACGAAGCTTCTGTTGACAGGTTGATGAAGCAAATTTCATCGTTCATGACCGATATTACAGACGAATTTAAGATCATCGTTGTTGATGCGATTCGATCACTTTGCCTCAAGTTCCCAGCTAAGCAAGCGGTGAtgctctctttcctttctggCGTACTAAGGGACGAGGGCGGTTATGAATTCAAGCACGCGGTCGTTGAGGCGATTTTCGACATGATTAAATATATACAAGACTCTCGCGATGCTGGTGAGTCAACTCTTTGAGGACTGTTAACTGACGAAACAGCACTCGCCCACCTTTGCGAGTTCATTGAGGATTGCGAGTTCACAAAGCTTTCGGTTCGTATACTTCACTTGCTCGGTATTGAGGGCCCCAAGACCCGAAACCCGACCAAATTCATTCGATACATCTATAATCGCGTCGTTCTTGAAAATGCTGTCGTTCGCGCAGCTGCCGTCAGTAGCTTGGCGAAGTTTGGTGTCTGCGTTGATGACCCTTcagtgatgaagagtgtCAACGTGCTTATGAGGAGATGCCTTGATGACGTTGACGATGAGGTCAGAGACAGGGCTGCTATGTACATCAAGGTATTGGAGGAAAAATCTTTGGCAGATGTGCTTGTGAAGGATGGTGAGTTGCAACAGCTCTCAAGTGATTCAGCCTGATATATGGAGTAGAAGCTCAATTCTCGCTCGCCACTCTGGAGGAACAACTAATGACGTACGTCCAAGATAATTCGAAGCACGCTTCGGCATTCGACATCTCTGCCGTGCCTAAAGTCAGTCGCGAACAGGCCCATGCAGAAGTGGCGCAGGCTCGCTCATCCGCTCTCGATGTGGCCGGCCCCTCTACTGCTACTGTCATCGCCCCAGCCTCCCCCATTCCATCCGCTAAGGAAGCCCAATCGTCGTATGCCGCCCAACTCTCGGCCATCCCCGAATTTGAGCCATACGGTCCCGTCCTTAAATCTTCTGCCAAGCCCATCGAGCTCACAGAGTCTGAGACAGAATATGTCGTCACGGCTGTCAAGCACGTCTTCAGGAAGCATGTCGTGTTTCAATTTAACGTTGCCAACACCATTCCCGACACTGTGTTAGAACAGGTTGCTGTTATCATGCAGCCATCGCCTGACTGTGGATTGATAGAAGATTTCATTATTCCTATCGATAGTCTGACAACGCAAATAGGCCAGGCACCGGTATATGTGAGCTTCACGAGAGAGAATCCGCAAAAATATGCGGCAGGATCATTCGGTTGTACTCTCAAATTCGTCAGCAAAGAAGTCGACCCATCCAATGGGCagccggaagaagaaggatatgatgatgagtaCCAGCTTGAGGAGCTCGATCTGGGCGCGGCCGATGTAAGTGCTTCTGTTGCTTCATCATGTTCAGACACTGATATCAATGGCAGTATATCACTCCTACCTTCGTTACTTTCGTGAACGAATGGGACAAGTtagcttcttctccgtcaCTTACCGAAACCTTCGCtctatcttcttccgaaTCCCTTAGAGAGGCTTGTCGATCCCTTGTTGAAGTTCTTGGTATGCTTCCCTTAGGTGGTACCGACACGCCTACCTCCAATTCTGTCCACACCCTTAATCTTGCCGGTTTGGCCGTCCCTATAGCAGACGACGAAAGGTCAAGCAAGGTATTAGCCAGGTGTAGGATGACTTACGCTCCAGGCGCTGGTGTAACAATTGAGCTTAGTGTcagagcagaagaagaggaggctgCGAGATTGGTCATGGCTGCCATCTAATGCAGTCTTGAAAAAATAAATTGGATTTACACTAATGTCCGTTGTACGTTGGTGACAAATGGAGATGCATGGATATTGACTCTATAGATCATGTGCTACCAAAGGATTATAAGACTCCCGATGTTTTGCTAACAAAGCGGGAAGGCGTCTTTATAGATCGTATTTAATTACAATATCGCTCCGGGTATAAAATCACCCACGCGGAAGACAAGTGAATGGGACGGCATCGAATTCATCGTCGGACGCATTTCGTATGGCTTGTCACTAGGGTCCTCGAGTTCACGTACATGAATCCCAATTCCTCATAATGCTAACAGCTGTAATAAATCAGGGGAGTCCGTTATGACATAGCTTCTAGTCACTGAAAGGGCAGGGCCGTAGTCACGACGATAACAACATTATTTTGGCTAGCAGTAGCAACCGAAGTGAGATTTACGCCGCACTTGGTTATTTCGAGTGAAAACCGATCGCAAATAACACAGATAAAGTGCTGAAGAGGCAAAAGAAATGAATCGGAAGATTGGAGGAGGCACACGGATTCAAAGAAGGTGGTTTTAACTCTTCAATAAGGATTCCAGGAGGTTCTCAATCTTCTGAGGTTGGAAGTTAGTAGGCGGGGGAACAACGCAACAACAGTACTATCGCCCGAAGTTTGTTCAATAGATTATCCGCACAGCTTCTTACATAAAATCCGATTGAACAGTGTTGTACTTgtagatggagaagatcaCATAGAATAGGCAACGGCAAGATCCGGAATAACTGTTTTCTGCACCTTTCGGTAAATGTTTTGACGCAAAGCAGTAGCCTTCATCTAGCATATATGATGCCTCCGATATAAAGTCGTCAAAAGCTACGAATTGCTATGATACATCACTGTCTAATCCTGTTGCGCTGAGACAGACAGTTGGATTGATATTAAGCAGTCAGTGATGAGTCATGATGTCAATCGATAAATGTGCTTTTATTGTTATACAGTGCACATCTGTGGATTGCTACGAATTCGATGGTTACCAACATATGCCGTGTACGTTTTCCGCTTAAGCGTCTATGTCTGCAACAGAAAGTAATACATCAAGCACAGATACTATTACTCCGCAGGAGGAGAGACATCTTCCTGGGTGCAGTCCCTAAAAGCAGACATTGTAAGCAAAAGAACTCTCATAGTAAGGAAAAATATCTTTGTTTACCTAGCGATATGGCCGGTCTCCTGGCACTTGTAGCACTTCTTGGAGGCAAGAATTGCGGCTTCATCTCTAGGCGCAAGGCAGTCTCGAGCAAGGTGGTTCTCACCGTTGCATCGGTAGCATTTGACAGGAGTACCATCAGGGTTAATGGGTGGTCGAGGGCGGCCACCAAAAGCTCCGCCGAAACCGCCACGGCCCCGGAAAGCACCAACGAATCCAGGTACAGTGCACTCGCGGGCCAAATGGCCTGCAAGCAGCTAATCAGTAAAGAGAGGACAATGGGTTTAATGCAAAGATGGGATCCACTTACCGGGTCGACCACATTTGAAGCACTTCTGACCGGGACCGAAGGCTCCACGCATAGATGGACAGTCAGACTTAACATGGCCTACACCACCACAAGCGTAGCATTGCTTGCCATCGGTAGACCTGGGCTGCGGACAGTTGGTCGACTCGTGCCCAGGTTCCCTAATGGTTTAAACGCTTAAGTACCAGGTCTGTAAGGAAACTTCTGACAATGTTCTCACCTGCAATTGTAACAGAGGCGACCAGGAGCTTGGCAATTTTCAGCAATGTGGCCGACTAAATGGGGTCAGAGAGAGTCGTGTCACAATATACGTCACAGATCATAGACATACGGTTACCACACCTAATACTTAGTCAGCAAAAGAGTTCCAAATCTGAAATACTGCATATTGGAGTAAAAATAGAGGAACAATACATACTTGAAGCAACCCTGGCGGGATCCGggaacagcagcagctccaCTATAAAAGAGTGAGCAAGATGAGTACAGGTTGTAACAACATCATCAACCAGAACATACAACATTGTTTTCGTCTGCGCATTGAAAAACGAAACGAAATCAGCCATGGACAAAGAGAGCTCCAGACAAATGAAGATGCTCACCTttgatcttcctcttgtaCAAATGCTGCCGTACTTTCCTCCACACACGCTCAGTCAGCTGTAATTGCTGGAGAACAGATGGATGGAATGGGAGATAAAATAGGGACGCCGTGTTCCTTCGTTGGTCAACGCCGGGAGAAATGAAAAGTTCGGACTAGCGGCAGCAAACAGCAGCGGCGGCGACTACCGAACTTTTCAGAGAATAAAAAGCCACGTCAGAGGGAGAAGTACGGCGGTCACCGCCGCCCAAGGCGTCGCACCCCGTTAATTACCCTCACGGCCACGTGGCCATCACCAGTAGGGCGGCTGCGGCCGCTGATGGTCTACAGACGGGTATTACGTATCAGAACCGTTAGTACAACAGAAGTACAGTACCACGCAGTATTGCTGCTGCGACTTGAGTAATTGATTCTGCCAGTCAGTCGTCGGGTCCCGGGTCTCGCTAAATTGTTTCGTAAGATAAGTAATAAGCAGGTTGAAATTGCTCCCCATACGTCACCGAGTAGTTTGGTGCCTTGTTTCATGGTTAGTAATATATGTAGCGTATTTTCAAGACTGCGGGCGGGCTCTCTCTTGGCCGATGCCGGTCTCACTCCACCACACGACGCGCCGACGTCGCCA
It contains:
- a CDS encoding coatomer subunit gamma yields the protein MSFKKDDEAGGISFYHDKSTVIQEARVFNESPISPRKCRALLTRIVYLLYTGETFSTQEATTLFFGVTKLFQHKDSALRQMVYLVVKELSTIAEDVIMVTSSIMKDMQPNLEVVYRPNAIRALARIIDAQSVQSVERFFKSALVDRSSSISSASLVSSYHLFPLSSTIIKRWSNEAQEAVNAKSVSSYSGASAYFSGGSTGGYQAVASSSYIMQYHALGLLYLIREKDRMAITKMVQQLGASGKGSSIVRNPMAICMLIRFARKIMDEDPNIRKQMHEYLETLLRHKSEMVNIEAARAICETKDVQPSDLYKTIAVLQLFLSSPKPVIKFAAVKTLSKLAQTLPQSVAALNVEMENLITDSNRSIATYAITTLLKTGNEASVDRLMKQISSFMTDITDEFKIIVVDAIRSLCLKFPAKQAVMLSFLSGVLRDEGGYEFKHAVVEAIFDMIKYIQDSRDAALAHLCEFIEDCEFTKLSVRILHLLGIEGPKTRNPTKFIRYIYNRVVLENAVVRAAAVSSLAKFGVCVDDPSVMKSVNVLMRRCLDDVDDEVRDRAAMYIKVLEEKSLADVLVKDEAQFSLATLEEQLMTYVQDNSKHASAFDISAVPKVSREQAHAEVAQARSSALDVAGPSTATVIAPASPIPSAKEAQSSYAAQLSAIPEFEPYGPVLKSSAKPIELTESETEYVVTAVKHVFRKHVVFQFNVANTIPDTVLEQVAVIMQPSPDCGLIEDFIIPIDSLTTQIGQAPVYVSFTRENPQKYAAGSFGCTLKFVSKEVDPSNGQPEEEGYDDEYQLEELDLGAADYITPTFVTFVNEWDKLASSPSLTETFALSSSESLREACRSLVEVLGMLPLGGTDTPTSNSVHTLNLAGLAVPIADDERSSKVLARCRMTYAPGAGVTIELSVRAEEEEAARLVMAAI
- a CDS encoding cellular nucleic acid-binding protein gives rise to the protein MFGAAAVPGSRQGCFKCGNLGHIAENCQAPGRLCYNCREPGHESTNCPQPRSTDGKQCYACGGVGHVKSDCPSMRGAFGPGQKCFKCGRPGHLARECTVPGFVGAFRGRGGFGGAFGGRPRPPINPDGTPVKCYRCNGENHLARDCLAPRDEAAILASKKCYKCQETGHIARDCTQEDVSPPAE